One segment of Penaeus vannamei isolate JL-2024 chromosome 3, ASM4276789v1, whole genome shotgun sequence DNA contains the following:
- the LOC113829109 gene encoding histone H2A-like — protein sequence MSGRGKGGKVKGKSKSRSSRAGLQFPVGRIHRLLRKGNYAERVGAGAPVYLAAVMEYLAAEVLELAGNAARDNKKTRIIPRHLQLAIRNDEELNKLLSGVTIAQGGVLPNIQAVLLPKKTETKMGKMKSQSQEY from the exons ATGTCTGGCCGTGGCAAGGGAG GCAAGGTGAAGGGCAAGTCAAAGTCCAGGTCTAGCCGTGCTGGCCTTCAGTTCCCAGTTGGTAGGATTCATAGACTTCTTCGCAAGGGAAATTACGCTGAGCGTGTAGGAGCTGGTGCTCCCGTGTACCTGGCTGCAGTTATGGAGTACCTTGCTGCTGAGGTTTTGGAGTTGGCTG GTAATGCTGCAAGAGACAACAAGAAAACTCGTATCATCCCTCGTCACCTCCAGTTGGCCATTCGCAATGATGAGGAACTCAACAAATTACTCTCTGGAGTAACAATTGCTCAG GGAGGAGTCCTGCCCAATATCCAGGCTGTGCTCTTACcaaagaagacagagacaaagatgggAAAGATGAAGAGCCAGTCTCAGGAGTATTAG